The proteins below come from a single Terriglobia bacterium genomic window:
- a CDS encoding trypsin-like peptidase domain-containing protein, which translates to MRGIRVLLLALVLVGAFYFYTTSHRAGIAPTNWFGGGAGKLELTEAAGPEALDPEEQVNVAVYKKGVPSVVNIKSRSVSFNFFYGVVPEEGQGSGFILDKEGHVLTNYHVIANAAGTGSARQIEATLYNRKTYKADVVGVDRAHDLAVIQIHGGGFTPATLGDSRGLQVGQKVFAIGNPFGLSGTMTRGIVSSIRSVQEPGGAGIDEAIQTDAAINPGNSGGPLLNSRGEVIGINTLIASSVGQSAGIGFAIPINTAKAVLNDLVSLGRVRRPALGVHTIPIGPELASQLGLSSDYGLLINDVIAGSGAEHAGLRGGTKRAFLGNMPIMLGGDLIVAIDGQQVEDQQDLSHIMNNHRAGDIVTVTIFRGHEKMDVKVTLGEAREQA; encoded by the coding sequence ATGAGAGGAATACGCGTACTGCTGCTCGCGCTCGTGCTTGTCGGCGCATTTTATTTCTACACCACCTCGCACCGCGCGGGAATAGCGCCCACGAACTGGTTCGGGGGCGGAGCGGGCAAGCTGGAGTTGACCGAGGCGGCCGGGCCGGAGGCGCTCGACCCCGAGGAGCAGGTCAACGTCGCGGTGTACAAGAAGGGCGTGCCCTCGGTGGTGAACATCAAGTCGCGCTCGGTGTCGTTTAACTTTTTCTACGGCGTGGTGCCCGAGGAAGGCCAGGGATCGGGGTTCATCCTCGACAAGGAAGGCCACGTTCTCACCAACTACCACGTGATCGCCAACGCCGCCGGCACCGGCTCCGCGCGCCAGATCGAAGCCACGCTCTACAACCGCAAGACCTACAAGGCCGACGTGGTCGGCGTGGATCGCGCGCATGACCTGGCGGTCATCCAGATTCATGGCGGCGGGTTCACGCCGGCGACCCTGGGCGACTCGCGCGGGCTGCAGGTAGGACAGAAAGTCTTCGCCATTGGGAATCCGTTCGGCCTGAGCGGCACGATGACGCGCGGCATCGTCAGTTCCATCCGCTCGGTGCAGGAACCGGGCGGCGCCGGCATTGACGAGGCCATCCAGACCGATGCCGCCATCAACCCGGGCAATTCCGGCGGTCCGCTGCTGAATTCGCGCGGCGAGGTGATCGGCATCAACACCCTGATCGCCTCCAGCGTGGGACAGAGCGCGGGCATCGGTTTCGCCATCCCCATCAACACGGCCAAGGCGGTGCTCAACGACCTGGTGTCGCTGGGCCGGGTGCGGCGGCCGGCGCTGGGCGTGCATACCATTCCCATCGGGCCGGAGCTGGCGTCGCAACTCGGCCTCTCCTCCGACTATGGATTGCTGATCAACGACGTCATTGCCGGAAGCGGGGCGGAACATGCCGGCCTGCGCGGCGGCACCAAGCGCGCGTTCCTGGGAAACATGCCCATCATGCTGGGCGGGGACTTGATCGTCGCCATTGACGGCCAGCAGGTGGAAGACCAGCAGGACCTGTCGCACATCATGAACAATCACCGCGCCGGAGACATCGTGACCGTCACCATCTTCCGCGGGCACGAGAAGATGGATGTGAAAGTGACGTTGGGGGAAGCGAGGGAACAGGCCTGA
- the coaE gene encoding dephospho-CoA kinase (Dephospho-CoA kinase (CoaE) performs the final step in coenzyme A biosynthesis.): MLKVGLTGGVACGKSTVGEMLVARGARLIKADEIAHRLMRPGQPVYQEVVRHFGRGIVHEDGTIDRQKLAQAAFGGGRVEELNRLVHPAVIAHQERWMEEEAARHRNAVVIVEAALIVEAGVQKRFNKIIMVTCRPEQKAARFAERQGITVEVARQEVARRQAAQRSDEEKIRAADYVIDNSGSPAETERQVEQVFRELKQLAISL; this comes from the coding sequence TTGCTCAAAGTGGGGTTGACCGGCGGCGTGGCATGCGGCAAGTCCACGGTCGGCGAAATGCTCGTGGCCCGCGGGGCCAGGCTGATCAAGGCCGACGAGATCGCGCACCGGCTCATGCGGCCGGGGCAGCCGGTGTACCAGGAAGTCGTGCGACATTTCGGCCGCGGCATCGTCCATGAGGACGGGACCATCGACCGGCAGAAGCTGGCGCAGGCGGCCTTCGGCGGCGGGCGCGTCGAGGAACTGAACCGGCTGGTCCATCCCGCGGTCATAGCGCACCAGGAGCGCTGGATGGAAGAGGAGGCGGCGCGCCATCGCAACGCGGTGGTCATCGTGGAGGCGGCGCTGATCGTGGAAGCGGGCGTACAGAAGCGCTTCAACAAGATCATCATGGTGACCTGCCGGCCGGAGCAGAAGGCGGCGCGCTTTGCGGAGCGCCAGGGCATCACGGTGGAAGTGGCGCGGCAGGAGGTTGCGCGGCGACAGGCGGCGCAGCGTTCGGATGAAGAAAAGATTCGCGCGGCGGATTACGTGATCGACAATTCGGGTTCGCCTGCGGAGACGGAACGGCAAGTGGAACAAGTTTTTCGTGAACTGAAGCAGTTAGCCATCAGCCTTTAG
- a CDS encoding four helix bundle protein, giving the protein MPYSYRELIAWQKGVEFVVALYRATATFPKEEIYGLTSQLRRAAVSVPSNIAEGQGRLTEGEFKHFLGQARGSLWELQTQIEIAYRLQFLSAAQYEVIHKMADELGKILNGLIGSDLSRGGKKPPTPPATNN; this is encoded by the coding sequence ATGCCGTACTCATATCGCGAGCTCATTGCGTGGCAAAAGGGCGTGGAATTCGTCGTTGCTCTCTACCGGGCCACGGCTACGTTCCCGAAGGAAGAGATCTATGGCCTGACATCTCAATTGAGGCGGGCGGCAGTGTCTGTCCCGAGCAACATCGCTGAGGGACAGGGCCGGCTTACCGAAGGAGAATTCAAGCATTTTCTGGGACAGGCAAGAGGTTCGCTATGGGAGTTGCAGACCCAAATAGAGATAGCGTACCGGTTGCAGTTCCTGAGCGCAGCGCAATATGAAGTCATCCACAAGATGGCTGACGAGCTTGGGAAGATTCTTAATGGGCTCATCGGGTCTGACCTGAGCCGTGGGGGAAAGAAGCCCCCTACTCCGCCAGCAACTAACAACTAG
- a CDS encoding sigma-54 dependent transcriptional regulator, with translation MVTKAQLLIVDDEANTLASLSRAFRLAGHEATVCDNAAKALELARSREFDLILSDVVMPGRDGLALLEDLKASGVTAPVVMMSGQAHIEMAVRATRLGALDFLEKPISTDKLLLTVDNALKLKRLEQENQQLKARLGKHEIVCSGEAMQRVMAQIERVAASVTRVCICGETGTGKELAARTLHDKSPRHGGPFVTLNCAAVPAELIESELFGHEKGSFTGAASRHIGKFEQANGGTLFLDEIGDMPLAMQAKLLRVLEESEVERIGGDRPVVVDVRVVVATHRNLEELVREGKFREDLFHRIYVFPLVLPPLRARSEDIPALVEHFSRQVCAQNGWKPMRFAPEAVAALLRYGWPGNIRELRNVVERLMLLAVSGEVDAATVALALPQAPATGSSTTATGTLSERAAAFERETILAELKAHHHHITNTARALGLERSHLYKKCQQLGIDLRSARGGSA, from the coding sequence ATTGTGACGAAAGCGCAACTCCTGATCGTTGACGACGAGGCGAACACGCTGGCTTCGCTGTCGCGTGCCTTCCGCCTCGCCGGCCACGAGGCCACGGTCTGCGACAATGCCGCCAAAGCGCTGGAGCTGGCCCGCTCGCGCGAGTTCGACCTCATCCTCTCCGACGTGGTCATGCCCGGCCGCGACGGCTTGGCGCTGCTGGAAGACTTGAAGGCCAGCGGAGTCACTGCGCCCGTGGTGATGATGTCCGGCCAGGCGCACATCGAAATGGCGGTGCGCGCCACCCGGCTGGGCGCGCTCGACTTCCTGGAGAAACCGATCTCCACCGACAAGCTCCTGCTCACCGTCGACAACGCGCTCAAGCTCAAGCGCCTGGAGCAGGAAAATCAGCAGCTCAAGGCGCGGCTGGGCAAGCACGAAATCGTCTGCTCGGGCGAGGCGATGCAACGCGTGATGGCGCAGATCGAGCGCGTCGCCGCCAGCGTCACGCGCGTCTGCATCTGCGGCGAGACCGGCACCGGCAAGGAACTGGCCGCGCGCACGCTGCACGACAAGAGCCCGCGCCACGGCGGTCCCTTTGTCACCTTGAATTGCGCCGCCGTGCCCGCCGAGCTGATTGAATCCGAGCTCTTCGGCCACGAAAAAGGTTCCTTCACCGGCGCCGCCTCGCGCCATATCGGAAAATTCGAGCAGGCCAACGGCGGCACGCTCTTCCTCGACGAGATCGGCGACATGCCGCTCGCCATGCAAGCCAAACTGCTGCGCGTGCTGGAGGAGAGCGAGGTGGAGCGCATCGGCGGCGACCGCCCGGTCGTGGTGGACGTCCGGGTCGTGGTCGCCACGCACCGCAATCTGGAAGAGCTGGTGCGCGAAGGAAAATTCCGCGAGGATTTATTTCACCGCATCTATGTTTTTCCGCTGGTGCTTCCGCCGCTGCGCGCCCGCAGCGAGGACATCCCCGCGCTCGTCGAGCACTTTTCGCGGCAGGTGTGCGCCCAGAACGGCTGGAAACCCATGCGCTTCGCTCCCGAGGCCGTCGCCGCGCTCCTGCGCTATGGGTGGCCGGGCAACATCCGCGAGCTGAGAAATGTCGTGGAACGACTTATGTTGCTGGCCGTGAGCGGCGAGGTGGACGCCGCCACCGTCGCACTGGCATTGCCGCAAGCCCCGGCCACCGGTTCATCCACAACGGCCACCGGCACACTCTCCGAGCGCGCCGCCGCCTTCGAGCGCGAGACCATCCTCGCCGAGCTCAAGGCGCACCATCACCACATCACCAACACCGCCCGCGCCCTCGGCCTGGAGCGCAGCCACCTGTACAAAAAGTGCCAGCAGCTTGGTATTGACCTGCGCTCCGCCCGCGGCGGTTCAGCCTAA
- a CDS encoding MmcQ/YjbR family DNA-binding protein has translation MDLDSLRAHCLSFPGASEGLQWGECLLFRVANKFFVNVTLADTPPRVWVKCTPERCAELLEIEGIRRAPYIGKHDWVELERMDLLRDAEMREVIAESYRNIRSKLPRSVQAKLGEKQIPRWVKTRPPMTKKKKRF, from the coding sequence ATGGACCTGGATTCTCTGCGCGCACACTGCCTCTCTTTCCCCGGCGCCAGCGAAGGGCTGCAATGGGGCGAGTGCCTGCTGTTTCGCGTGGCCAACAAATTCTTCGTCAACGTCACTCTGGCCGACACGCCGCCGCGGGTCTGGGTGAAGTGCACGCCCGAGCGCTGCGCCGAACTGCTGGAGATCGAGGGCATCCGGCGCGCGCCGTATATCGGCAAGCACGATTGGGTGGAACTGGAGCGCATGGACCTGCTGCGCGATGCGGAGATGCGCGAGGTGATTGCGGAGTCGTATCGGAACATTCGGAGCAAGTTGCCGCGCAGTGTGCAGGCCAAGCTCGGAGAAAAGCAGATTCCTCGCTGGGTCAAAACCCGGCCCCCAATGACAAAGAAGAAAAAAAGGTTTTAG